TCAGAAGGAAGCTCTGAGAAGCCCTGCAGTCAAGAAAGCACTCATTTTGTTTAGCCCAGTGTTTCCTGAAGGCATCTGAGCACAAGCCCTTTTTGTGCAGAGAACCTCTCAGGCCTCAAGGTCAGGAGCCTTGCAgagcagcctggggcaggggtctAGAGCTCAGGTTCCAGCCCTTGCTAATTGTGAGTGTGCAGTAACCTCACCTCTCGCTGCCTTCTTCTCCAAACTGTGAAATGAGAACAATAGCTAACCGGGTAGAGCTGTGAGGACTGAACAGCATAAGGTGCAGTACAGTGCCTGCCAGATGAAAAGTGCTCAGTGTTACTACGTTTTATGATGATGTTAATGGACTGAGGGAAGAGGAGACAAGACGCCTCTACACGAAGCCTCTTAAACGTTGAGTTTACCTTCACACACTGCACGAGTGATTCttttccctgctctcctcccctccgGGGAGGCTGCCCGTCAGCATCTGGATCTGAGAATGCCCGCCGGTCCAACATAGCTGGCAAGCAGGAACATGTTCTCAGCGGTCCAGAGGAgacccccagggcctggccactCCCCAGACCGCCTGTCACTGCAGAGTCCCTTGCATGGACGAAGGAGCGCAGCAAACAGTGGTTCTGGCCCTCAGGGCCCCTGGACCCTCTGCGGGCAGGCCTGGAGGGAAGCTGGCTTTGGCTGGAGTCCGATGGGAGGGAAGCTGGCCCATCACTGTCTGACACGTCCAGGGAGCTCTGCCCTTTGGGAGCCCCGGTGGGCAGGGTCACCACAGTAGGAATGGAACCTAGATAAGAAACCAAGCTAGAAACCTGCGTCAGCCGAGTGGGCAGGGCAAGGTACTCGTCGTCactttccacctcctcctctgaTTTCCATCCAGACTCCATGCAGGCACGGCGCCGGATACTCTGGCtggtccctttctctctttctggccCGGGTGAAGGCCACCCTCTGTCCCATGTCTTCAGCTGGGGAAGGCCCACCTCAAGGTGCTTGCCCACAGGCAGCCAGTCCCTCACacccctcagggctggctctttgCTCTCCCAAGGAGCATCTGTActgcctggggctctgggggTAGATGCAAGCAGTCTACGAGACGCCAGCCCCATGCCACCCTGCTTCTGGGGTATTCCAGAGGGCAACCGCTTAAGGTCCGGCTCTCTGGGCCCTGAGAATGGCAGGGCAGTGGCCTCTGCTGGTGGGCAACTGTGGGCGATATTAGTGGGTGACTTCAGCGTGCTTGCTGGGGAAACAGAGAAGCTATCCAGGTCTACACCTGAGTCCTGCAGGACAGGGTCAGCCAGCACATGGCTGTCAAGGTGCTTCAGGAGCTGAGGCCTGGGCCGCAGTGGGTAAGTATAGTCCAGGAGGTCTTCATACTCTTTATTCGGGTTCCAGAGGGGAGAGTGGCGGTcgggggaagggggcagggaatCTGGCAGCACGCAGGCCCAGTACTCGGCCTGGAAGGAGAGGtgcctcctgcccagcccaggagCATCACCCCCAGAGAACACAGGCTGTGGCGACCACTGGAGCCGAGGCCCTGGCCGCCCCACAGAGGGGGCTGACTGGGGGACGACCAGCTCCAGGGAGGAGACCTTGGCAAGGGAGCAACTTCGAGGTTCCGCCTTCTCTTGGTGACCCTGGAGACTGCTGCCGGGGGACGAGGCGGAGCCGCTGCAGCTGGAAAACTGCGGAGCAGCAGCACCTGGGCTCACCCCAGACCTCCACCTTGACGGGAAAGGGAAACCTGAGATGTGAGGCTGTTGGCTGAGGTCCAGCACCCGGGGTGACTCAACTGGGGACAGGTCCTCTTCGGTGTCAGCATCATGTCCTGAGCAAAGGGCTGTGGCTCTGGGAACGGTAAGGGTCTGAGGTAGCTCCTCTGAGGCAGAAAGCCTGGTCTCCTCCATCTGCAATGATAAGAGCGAAGAAAGAACACTCAGGGGAAAATAGGCAAACTGAATGTCTTTCTTAGATGACAACTCGGAGTTTTTTTGGGGGGCCCAGGTGATGTTCGGGAAAGGTCCTGAAATCAAGAGTCAGCTCCTGATGCAAGAATCAGACAGAGTGCGCTGCTAGTGGCCGGCACCAAGGTCACCCTGCTCTGGGAAGCAGATTGTCTTCCCCAACTGATCCCCTACTTGGTCCTGTCAAAGGTTCCTCCTCCACAGACACCCAGTTGCCAGTGAGCAGAGCTCAGACAGCTCTGTCATGTGAAGATGGAACTCACTGCCTCGCCTTTGACAAGTGTCTCCTGGGCAGACGAAACCTCAATCATTCTGTCACCGACAGGAGACACATCCCAACCCAGCAGGCAGGTGACCCACCAGACTCTACCAGGCTCAGCTCAGATGCCAGTGTTAACTGCACACTGGCAAAATGAGTCGTTCATCTCAGCCTCTTCACTCTGAATCTTTACTCTGCTCCAGGAAGAACTTTCCCCAAGGGAGGCAGGACGGCACCGTGGTTAAGGGCATGGGCTTTGGAACCAGACAGACCTGACGCCAAGCACCTTCCAGATATGTGACTTTGAGCCTGACTTCCCTTACCTGTAAAACAGGAATAGTCAGAGGACCACTTCCTCAGGACCTGAGGATTATGTGAGCTCATGTGGGAAAAGCACAGGGCGAGAGCTTTATGTGCACACCAGACGCAGACTCACGAAGCGGCCCACTTCTGTGTTTGCTGATTTACTTCCTGCCTCACTCAATCTCTGACTCATGGGTGCCTTGAGCCTCCCTAGGCCCCCGGCTTTCAGGCAGGTGGGCCCAGCTTCTGTTTCCTCCCAGACCATCTTGCTCAGAGCCTCCTCACAGGATGGGGCTCCAGAGGGGCAGCACGCAGCTGCCAAGCCCACAATGATACTGAAGAGATCAAGCCATTCCCACAAAAGGCCTTGGCAAGCAGAACATAATAGGACgtcagagctgggagggacaGGTCATTCAGTCACCTTCCCAATTATGCTGAGGGCCTGAAAGATTTGGTGATttgtctgaggtcacagagccaggCAGGGCTCTCTGCTCCATGTGACTCCCACCAGGCAAGGCCGCCGTGCAGTCAGGGAGGCCCAAGAAACTCTCCCTGCCCAGGGACAGTACTGCCTACTACATGGGCTCCACAGCTCTGCTAGGTTCCCTGGGTCCCCAGGAGATACAGTCTCAGAGGCCTCAGGAGCAGAAAGCCCTGGACCCTCCTTCCCCAAGTCTCCTTAGGGCCCCGGAGCCTTCAGATCACTGAGTCAGAAACAGGATGTGGCTCGCCCTGTCAGAGCTCCTCTGGCTGGCCCATTGGGAAGTAGGTCTTGGCCACACCATCCCCGGTCCTCAAAAGGTCACCAGTCACACTCTTGAGGAATAGGAGCTGCTGTGGACAGAGGACCCTGCTGGCCCCAAGGCCCTGCTCTCCAGGTGAACCTATAAAACAGATCATCACACCCAAGCTCGCCCAATTCCCCACCTTGTACAGGGGCTGGGAAAGCATGTAAGATGGTGAGAAAATGCCGGGACATACTCCAAAAGGACAGCACTAGGTAAACCCACAGTCCCATTTACCTCAGTACCTACCTGGCTTCCCACGGAGTGCGAAAGGTCTCCAGTCCCCATGCTGGTAGGAGGAAGCAGGCAACCGAACACAGGCTTGGAGCCACCAGGCTCC
This genomic interval from Equus quagga isolate Etosha38 chromosome 5, UCLA_HA_Equagga_1.0, whole genome shotgun sequence contains the following:
- the CEP68 gene encoding centrosomal protein of 68 kDa isoform X3 is translated as MALGEEKAEVETSEDTKAPSYRRWSCREQEVGTPGPVSGEQLPRLEAEGGPASPVWRAEGLPVTACCGGASPGPSGAYQPQASDASWEPGGSKPVFGCLLPPTSMGTGDLSHSVGSQMEETRLSASEELPQTLTVPRATALCSGHDADTEEDLSPVESPRVLDLSQQPHISGFPFPSRWRSGVSPGAAAPQFSSCSGSASSPGSSLQGHQEKAEPRSCSLAKVSSLELVVPQSAPSVGRPGPRLQWSPQPVFSGGDAPGLGRRHLSFQAEYWACVLPDSLPPSPDRHSPLWNPNKEYEDLLDYTYPLRPRPQLLKHLDSHVLADPVLQDSGVDLDSFSVSPASTLKSPTNIAHSCPPAEATALPFSGPREPDLKRLPSGIPQKQGGMGLASRRLLASTPRAPGSTDAPWESKEPALRGVRDWLPVGKHLEVGLPQLKTWDRGWPSPGPEREKGTSQSIRRRACMESGWKSEEEVESDDEYLALPTRLTQVSSLVSYLGSIPTVVTLPTGAPKGQSSLDVSDSDGPASLPSDSSQSQLPSRPARRGSRGPEGQNHCLLRSFVHARDSAVTGGLGSGQALGVSSGPLRTCSCLPAMLDRRAFSDPDADGQPPRRGGEQGKESLVQCVKTFCCQLEELIRWLYNVADVTNHLTPAKSNLTGLRSSLQLYRQFKKDIDEHQFLTESVLQKGEILLQCLLDNTPDASSTSSPVVTTQNISRCCQMPPWKKNHGVENCPRG
- the CEP68 gene encoding centrosomal protein of 68 kDa isoform X2, whose translation is MALGEEKAEVETSEDTKAPSYRRWSCREQEVGTPGPVSGEQLPRLEAEGGPASPVWRAEGLPVTACCGGASPGPSGAYQPQASDASWEPGGSKPVFGCLLPPTSMGTGDLSHSVGSQMEETRLSASEELPQTLTVPRATALCSGHDADTEEDLSPVESPRVLDLSQQPHISGFPFPSRWRSGVSPGAAAPQFSSCSGSASSPGSSLQGHQEKAEPRSCSLAKVSSLELVVPQSAPSVGRPGPRLQWSPQPVFSGGDAPGLGRRHLSFQAEYWACVLPDSLPPSPDRHSPLWNPNKEYEDLLDYTYPLRPRPQLLKHLDSHVLADPVLQDSGVDLDSFSVSPASTLKSPTNIAHSCPPAEATALPFSGPREPDLKRLPSGIPQKQGGMGLASRRLLASTPRAPGSTDAPWESKEPALRGVRDWLPVGKHLEVGLPQLKTWDRGWPSPGPEREKGTSQSIRRRACMESGWKSEEEVESDDEYLALPTRLTQVSSLVSYLGSIPTVVTLPTGAPKGQSSLDVSDSDGPASLPSDSSQSQLPSRPARRGSRGPEGQNHCLLRSFVHARDSAVTGGLGSGQALGVSSGPLRTCSCLPAMLDRRAFSDPDADGQPPRRGGEQGKESLVQCVKTFCCQLEELIRWLYNVADVTNHLTPAKSNLTGLRSSLQLYRQFKKDIDEHQFLTESVLQKGEILLQCLLDNTPGFFVARTCPVHCLMVSSIPGLYPLDASSTSSPVVTTQNISRCCQMPPWKKNHGVENCPRG
- the CEP68 gene encoding centrosomal protein of 68 kDa isoform X1, coding for MALGEEKAEVETSEDTKAPSYRRWSCREQEVGTPGPVSGEQLPRLEAEGGPASPVWRAEGLPVTACCGGASPGPSGAYQPQASDASWEPGGSKPVFGCLLPPTSMGTGDLSHSVGSQMEETRLSASEELPQTLTVPRATALCSGHDADTEEDLSPVESPRVLDLSQQPHISGFPFPSRWRSGVSPGAAAPQFSSCSGSASSPGSSLQGHQEKAEPRSCSLAKVSSLELVVPQSAPSVGRPGPRLQWSPQPVFSGGDAPGLGRRHLSFQAEYWACVLPDSLPPSPDRHSPLWNPNKEYEDLLDYTYPLRPRPQLLKHLDSHVLADPVLQDSGVDLDSFSVSPASTLKSPTNIAHSCPPAEATALPFSGPREPDLKRLPSGIPQKQGGMGLASRRLLASTPRAPGSTDAPWESKEPALRGVRDWLPVGKHLEVGLPQLKTWDRGWPSPGPEREKGTSQSIRRRACMESGWKSEEEVESDDEYLALPTRLTQVSSLVSYLGSIPTVVTLPTGAPKGQSSLDVSDSDGPASLPSDSSQSQLPSRPARRGSRGPEGQNHCLLRSFVHARDSAVTGGLGSGQALGVSSGPLRTCSCLPAMLDRRAFSDPDADGQPPRRGGEQGKESLVQCVKTFCCQLEELIRWLYNVADVTNHLTPAKSNLTGLRSSLQLYRQFKKDIDEHQFLTESVLQKGEILLQCLLDNTPVLKDVLRRISKQPSELESHADHLYDTILASLDMLAGCSLIPDNMPVTHRSADVKGISLASSQAEM